The Crocosphaera subtropica ATCC 51142 genome includes a window with the following:
- a CDS encoding caspase family protein, with translation MKWDRRTFLQTLLTWGVAQESLTRLNPTQQFQKYYQTLAEPTHRKLALLVGINDYGQGFNLKGCVTDVERQKDLLIHRFGFNPQDILTVTDKEATRQGIETAFVEHLIKQAKAGDVVIFHFSGYGNYINIPPDIVPTLTKGQLPGIIAKDGITLNNGNPSTDNILEDTLRLLGRSLSTDKVTMVLDTSYHSSGHTVQGNLRVRSFPYPTDNIEREEFTFQAELKQKLPKSKAGTNAGIILSAAGSQQLATEIKGNGFSAGLFTYALTQHLWSTVPASRLNITLNKTTEQILPIMGGKQEPQQENSPSQPLFTYYLLPPVSQGAEAFISSVEDSARATMTLTGFPANIVRYYGTNSIFYPLNSSSSSLPLQLRSRNGLTAKVRQLSSEQTPSEPLAVGQLLQESLRCLPQSIGLTVALDPQLQRIERVDATSAFSAIDIVSDVLTEGEQPIDCILGLRSSFSSPSSQTQETGTYSLFLPGGVQLPNTLGKSGEAIKSAIERLRPTLEKLLAMKLWGLTLNEGSSQVPWRVTLEGLDPKPYAIEQRQTIRAKIKTVQQNTDENTNETSALNVPGLPKVPRGTRLRYRLENLGEQPLYYLVLGINSSGKAIAYVPPYEEEIEASENDQRLIEPGMKDFIPATSTGLTWTTSSTKGWEHIVAIAAIAPFQKTLETLKGISEFKTDKDQILTLENPLEVAKALLQDLETASNQTNTLLDPNPDSYILDVKAWSTLSFIYQVI, from the coding sequence ATGAAATGGGATCGGCGGACTTTTTTACAGACCTTACTCACCTGGGGGGTCGCTCAAGAAAGCCTGACACGGCTAAATCCAACCCAACAATTTCAGAAATACTATCAAACGTTAGCAGAACCAACCCATCGGAAACTAGCCTTGTTGGTGGGAATCAACGATTATGGACAAGGATTTAACCTCAAAGGCTGTGTCACCGACGTTGAACGACAAAAAGACTTACTGATTCATCGCTTCGGATTTAACCCCCAAGATATTCTCACCGTGACGGATAAAGAAGCAACCCGTCAAGGCATCGAAACCGCCTTTGTAGAACATTTAATTAAACAAGCTAAAGCAGGAGATGTGGTCATCTTCCACTTTAGTGGTTATGGAAATTATATCAATATTCCCCCTGATATTGTTCCTACCCTTACCAAAGGTCAATTACCCGGAATTATTGCTAAAGATGGCATCACATTAAATAACGGCAACCCTAGCACCGATAATATTCTCGAAGATACCCTAAGGTTATTAGGGCGATCGCTTTCTACAGATAAAGTAACGATGGTACTCGATACCAGTTACCATAGTAGCGGTCACACCGTTCAAGGGAATCTCAGGGTGCGATCGTTCCCTTACCCTACGGATAACATAGAACGGGAAGAATTTACCTTTCAAGCAGAACTGAAACAAAAACTCCCCAAAAGCAAAGCTGGAACCAATGCCGGTATCATTCTCAGCGCAGCCGGGTCACAACAACTGGCTACAGAAATTAAAGGCAACGGCTTTAGTGCAGGACTCTTTACCTATGCTCTGACACAACATTTATGGTCCACTGTCCCGGCCAGCCGACTGAATATAACCCTCAACAAAACCACAGAACAAATACTCCCTATTATGGGAGGAAAACAAGAACCCCAACAAGAAAATAGCCCTTCTCAACCCCTGTTTACCTATTATCTTCTTCCCCCCGTATCTCAAGGGGCAGAAGCCTTTATCAGTAGTGTAGAAGATTCTGCTAGAGCCACCATGACCTTAACAGGCTTTCCTGCCAATATTGTGCGATATTATGGCACGAATTCTATTTTTTATCCCCTCAACTCCTCATCATCCTCCCTTCCCTTACAACTTCGTTCTCGCAATGGACTCACCGCTAAGGTTCGTCAACTCTCTTCAGAACAAACCCCAAGTGAACCCTTAGCTGTCGGACAATTATTACAAGAGTCCCTTCGTTGTTTACCCCAGAGTATTGGCTTAACCGTTGCCCTCGATCCCCAATTACAACGGATTGAACGAGTGGATGCCACCAGTGCGTTTTCAGCCATTGACATTGTTTCTGATGTCCTTACAGAAGGAGAACAACCCATCGACTGTATTTTAGGGTTACGATCTTCTTTTTCGTCCCCATCTTCCCAAACCCAAGAAACAGGAACCTACTCTCTGTTTCTCCCAGGAGGGGTACAACTCCCCAATACCCTTGGGAAATCCGGAGAAGCGATCAAATCGGCCATTGAACGGTTACGTCCTACCTTAGAAAAACTCCTAGCCATGAAATTATGGGGCTTAACCCTCAATGAAGGATCGTCTCAAGTCCCTTGGCGAGTTACCCTAGAAGGTCTTGATCCCAAACCCTACGCCATCGAACAACGGCAAACCATCAGAGCTAAAATCAAGACCGTACAACAAAACACCGATGAGAATACCAATGAAACCTCAGCACTTAATGTTCCAGGACTGCCCAAAGTCCCCCGGGGGACTCGTCTACGTTATCGATTAGAAAATCTAGGAGAACAACCTCTTTATTATCTCGTTTTAGGTATCAACAGTAGTGGGAAAGCCATCGCCTATGTTCCTCCTTACGAAGAAGAAATAGAAGCCAGCGAGAATGATCAACGCTTGATTGAACCAGGAATGAAAGACTTTATCCCCGCCACCTCCACCGGACTAACCTGGACAACCTCCAGCACCAAAGGATGGGAACATATTGTAGCGATCGCAGCCATTGCTCCCTTTCAAAAAACCCTAGAAACCCTAAAAGGAATATCAGAATTTAAAACCGATAAGGATCAAATTCTCACCCTGGAAAATCCCCTGGAAGTAGCCAAAGCATTGCTACAAGATTTAGAAACTGCTAGTAACCAAACCAACACACTCCTTGATCCTAACCCTGATAGCTATATCCTTGATGTTAAAGCTTGGTCAACCTTAAGCTTTATCTATCAAGTGATTTAA
- a CDS encoding putative bifunctional diguanylate cyclase/phosphodiesterase produces MTTDSNVLKMKTALEQALDNEEFVLYYQPQINVETAKVSGVEALVRWNHPKLGLISPDKFIAVAEKTDLMGRLGQWILKRACRQNQVWKNQGLPPLIISVNLSLFQLQDPNFRDMVKEVLEETKLPATSLELEITEAIILANPEMVHQTLLNLTQLGVYLSLDDFGSGYSCLNYLSKLPFGTLKIAQSCIKNLTKDYQNISLVSVILAVGKTLDIRVVAEGVETQQQLDILKNLHCPEMQGYFFSQPLTPDEVTQFFALSQSSTR; encoded by the coding sequence ATGACCACAGACTCAAATGTATTAAAAATGAAAACGGCACTAGAACAAGCTCTTGATAATGAGGAGTTTGTTTTATACTATCAACCTCAGATCAATGTCGAAACAGCGAAAGTGTCAGGGGTTGAAGCTTTAGTGCGTTGGAATCACCCGAAGTTAGGGCTAATCTCCCCCGATAAATTTATTGCTGTGGCTGAAAAAACAGATTTAATGGGGCGACTGGGCCAATGGATTTTAAAAAGAGCTTGTCGTCAAAATCAAGTGTGGAAAAATCAAGGTTTACCTCCTTTGATTATTTCTGTTAATCTTTCGCTTTTTCAATTACAAGACCCTAATTTTAGGGATATGGTCAAGGAGGTCTTAGAAGAAACCAAACTCCCGGCAACCTCTTTAGAATTAGAAATTACGGAAGCAATAATTTTAGCTAATCCTGAGATGGTTCATCAAACTTTACTCAATTTGACACAATTGGGAGTTTATCTCTCGTTAGATGATTTTGGCAGTGGTTATTCTTGTCTTAATTATCTTTCTAAACTTCCTTTTGGAACTCTGAAAATTGCTCAGTCTTGTATCAAAAATCTGACTAAGGATTATCAAAATATTTCCTTAGTTTCCGTCATTCTCGCCGTTGGGAAAACTTTAGATATTCGTGTGGTGGCTGAAGGCGTAGAAACACAGCAACAACTGGATATATTAAAGAATTTACATTGTCCAGAAATGCAAGGATATTTTTTCAGTCAACCTTTAACCCCAGACGAGGTCACTCAGTTTTTCGCTTTATCTCAGAGTTCAACAAGATAA
- a CDS encoding response regulator — MNIMVVDDEQDITLLFKQKFRREIRKNKVKFSFVFSAEDALNSLEKQENHLILILADINMPGMNGLELLKIIKDNYPEIKVFMITAYGDDYNYQTAIQYGADDYLTKPIQFEHLKEKISELI, encoded by the coding sequence ATGAATATAATGGTTGTAGATGATGAACAAGATATCACGCTCTTATTTAAACAGAAGTTTAGAAGAGAAATTAGAAAAAATAAGGTAAAATTCTCTTTTGTTTTTTCTGCTGAAGATGCTTTAAATTCTTTAGAAAAGCAAGAGAATCATTTAATTCTTATTTTAGCTGATATTAATATGCCGGGGATGAATGGCTTAGAATTACTGAAAATCATTAAAGATAATTATCCAGAGATAAAGGTATTTATGATCACAGCTTACGGAGATGATTATAATTATCAAACAGCGATACAATACGGAGCCGATGATTATCTTACTAAGCCGATTCAATTTGAACATCTTAAAGAAAAAATCAGTGAACTTATTTAA
- a CDS encoding DUF6930 domain-containing protein translates to MNNLPQTTQRRLQRIPQIPSVWEGDRRSVAGLRGRISGNPNQEECIIWVDGSQGVVRAMDVAPCDAGPEVVVRTLLRAIETPHSPAQPARPQKIVVRSRELQFFLRGALQTLDISIDYAPDLPLIDQLFRSFEAVEDTRPPALPGYYEPLLTQAAHDVAKAAPWDILADYDIISLEFNRWGIDTLYCCVMGMSGEEYGLILYRSLESLKQFRQAAIHETSGHDLEQAFLAQDCWFLNFEFAEDLDEDEYDFHEADGPGELTLPRYGSIHPYEGIRPFLDEEEAKIVYYGIQAFLRFFERNKLSLSEEVIDKIQKNHRFTDMSEKGEPKMINLKVSTLPELTAELLEGLEAEEDEDNKLKFPLGDDLIPENSFLSLGIMPWNTLEQLQHNPKTYYPSHQATPKGEGMPVVVVQTSRPKAKQMIQTLQEAGNLQGVCFNPGEDPWEELMYDLGILQTGDNSLFIFGEFMQNDPEHQQARKKWDQRCQQTGGYCGLVVAMGVTGSSRGNPTLKDMLAVFEAQYLEPKTLAMGILQLMPESEFD, encoded by the coding sequence ATGAATAATTTGCCTCAAACCACCCAGCGTCGGCTTCAGAGAATTCCTCAAATTCCCAGCGTTTGGGAAGGCGATCGCCGTTCTGTGGCAGGCCTCAGAGGCAGAATTTCGGGCAACCCAAACCAAGAAGAATGTATCATCTGGGTTGATGGCTCTCAAGGGGTGGTGAGGGCGATGGATGTGGCCCCCTGCGACGCAGGACCAGAAGTTGTGGTCAGAACCCTCCTACGGGCGATCGAAACCCCTCATAGTCCCGCCCAACCAGCCCGACCGCAAAAAATCGTTGTCCGTAGTCGAGAATTACAATTTTTCCTGCGAGGGGCTTTACAAACTTTAGATATTTCCATTGATTATGCCCCCGATTTACCCTTAATTGATCAACTATTTCGTAGTTTTGAAGCGGTTGAAGATACCCGACCCCCTGCCCTACCAGGGTATTACGAACCCTTATTAACCCAAGCTGCTCATGATGTAGCTAAAGCTGCGCCCTGGGATATTTTAGCCGATTACGATATTATTTCCCTTGAATTTAACCGTTGGGGCATCGATACCCTCTATTGCTGCGTGATGGGAATGTCAGGAGAAGAATATGGTCTTATTCTCTATCGTTCTTTAGAGTCTCTCAAACAGTTTCGTCAAGCTGCCATCCATGAAACCTCTGGTCATGATCTTGAACAAGCCTTTTTAGCTCAAGATTGTTGGTTTTTGAATTTTGAATTTGCTGAAGACTTAGACGAAGATGAGTATGATTTCCATGAAGCAGATGGCCCAGGAGAGTTAACCTTACCTCGATATGGTAGTATTCATCCCTACGAAGGTATTCGTCCTTTTCTTGATGAAGAAGAAGCGAAAATTGTTTACTATGGGATACAAGCTTTTTTACGGTTCTTTGAGCGGAATAAATTATCGTTAAGTGAAGAAGTAATCGATAAAATTCAAAAAAATCATCGTTTCACCGATATGTCAGAAAAGGGTGAACCCAAGATGATTAATTTGAAAGTATCAACCCTTCCTGAACTGACGGCGGAATTATTAGAAGGATTAGAAGCCGAAGAAGATGAAGACAATAAACTGAAGTTTCCGTTAGGGGATGATTTAATTCCTGAAAATTCATTTTTAAGTTTAGGCATCATGCCTTGGAATACCTTAGAACAATTACAACATAACCCGAAAACCTATTACCCTTCTCACCAGGCAACCCCTAAAGGGGAAGGAATGCCAGTGGTTGTGGTGCAAACTTCTCGTCCCAAAGCGAAACAGATGATTCAAACCCTCCAAGAAGCAGGCAACCTTCAAGGGGTTTGTTTTAACCCAGGAGAAGACCCTTGGGAAGAGTTAATGTACGATTTGGGTATTTTACAAACGGGGGATAATTCTCTATTTATTTTCGGAGAATTTATGCAAAATGATCCAGAACATCAACAAGCTCGAAAAAAATGGGATCAACGGTGTCAGCAAACAGGAGGCTATTGCGGTTTAGTCGTAGCAATGGGGGTAACAGGAAGTTCTCGCGGTAATCCTACTTTAAAGGATATGTTAGCAGTCTTTGAAGCCCAATATCTTGAACCAAAAACCCTAGCTATGGGAATCTTACAATTGATGCCTGAATCGGAATTTGATTAA
- a CDS encoding EAL domain-containing protein, translating to MNHHHQTRHLLIIEDTKYRRTLSLQDEIYSIGRSTHNSIVIYSEQASRHHGTLMRRKNRRSNEETYWILDGDMDGNKSRNGIYVNGEKCSVRELKQGDLINFGCEVNATFYTMNGWSDTIIPLREDKQDHLTKSQSKSVSVSDHNIELPHSQVLNSTKTLNPKATLNPKATIQGQNYQDPLTKLANQQLFRQSLSIALKNATLKESPLALLFLDINQFGAINEKWGYSTGNLILQEIAKRLNSSVRGSDIVARWEDDQFVILFPRIRKSQEFEKISQRILNTIEQPLLISEHKFSLEYSQGIAIYPQDGQEVDTLLRTAEINLFNYQQKSVSKRPLSQFVIQDKESKLFKAKTALQKALEQEDFLLYYQPQVNLETVGVSKMEALIRWNHPQLGLIPPNKFVPLAEQTQLICALGEWILKTACSQNIAWQNLGLPAVTVSVNISPYQLQDPNFVKVVKQILKDTQMNPQWLELEVTEEAIFTNPEIAHQTLLELKQLNINLCLDDFGSGSSCLNHLVKFPFDTVKVAQSCVKKLNKDKEQFTVISTALTLAKGLNIRAVAEGVETQQQLNILKNLDCQEMQGYIFSEPLTPEEASRFLFSHFNT from the coding sequence ATGAATCATCATCATCAGACTCGTCATCTTCTCATTATCGAAGACACAAAATATCGAAGAACCTTATCATTGCAAGATGAAATCTATTCCATTGGGCGGAGTACCCATAATTCCATTGTTATTTATTCTGAGCAAGCATCTCGGCATCATGGAACCTTAATGCGTCGAAAAAATCGCCGAAGCAATGAGGAAACCTATTGGATTCTTGATGGAGATATGGATGGAAATAAAAGTCGAAATGGGATTTATGTTAATGGAGAAAAATGCTCCGTCAGAGAACTCAAACAGGGGGATTTAATTAACTTTGGTTGCGAAGTCAATGCCACCTTTTATACGATGAATGGCTGGTCAGATACCATTATTCCTCTTAGGGAGGATAAACAAGATCATCTAACCAAAAGTCAATCAAAATCTGTTAGTGTTTCTGACCATAATATTGAATTACCCCATTCTCAGGTTCTCAATTCCACAAAAACCCTCAATCCTAAAGCTACCCTAAATCCTAAAGCAACCATTCAAGGACAAAATTATCAAGATCCTTTAACCAAATTAGCCAATCAACAACTATTTAGACAATCTCTATCCATTGCCCTCAAGAATGCCACCTTGAAAGAGTCTCCTCTGGCTCTGCTCTTCTTAGATATTAATCAGTTTGGTGCCATTAATGAAAAGTGGGGCTATTCTACAGGAAATCTTATTTTACAAGAAATAGCAAAGCGATTAAATTCTAGTGTCAGAGGCAGTGATATCGTAGCCCGTTGGGAAGATGACCAGTTTGTCATTCTTTTTCCTAGAATTCGGAAATCTCAGGAGTTCGAGAAAATCTCTCAAAGAATTCTCAATACTATCGAGCAACCATTACTTATTTCAGAACATAAATTTTCTTTAGAGTATAGTCAAGGTATTGCTATCTATCCCCAAGATGGTCAAGAAGTCGACACCCTTTTGAGAACGGCTGAAATCAACTTATTCAATTATCAGCAAAAAAGTGTGTCCAAGCGGCCATTAAGTCAATTTGTCATCCAAGATAAAGAATCAAAACTATTCAAGGCAAAAACAGCACTACAAAAAGCACTTGAACAAGAGGATTTTCTTCTTTATTATCAACCTCAAGTTAATCTTGAGACAGTCGGCGTGTCAAAGATGGAAGCCCTTATCCGTTGGAATCATCCCCAGTTAGGTCTAATTCCTCCTAATAAGTTTGTCCCTTTAGCCGAACAAACCCAACTAATCTGTGCGCTGGGGGAATGGATTTTGAAGACAGCTTGTTCGCAAAATATCGCTTGGCAAAATCTTGGTTTACCTGCTGTAACTGTCTCTGTTAATATATCTCCTTACCAGTTACAAGATCCCAACTTTGTCAAAGTTGTTAAACAAATCTTGAAAGACACACAAATGAACCCTCAATGGTTAGAACTAGAAGTTACTGAAGAGGCTATTTTTACTAACCCAGAAATAGCTCATCAAACTTTACTAGAGTTAAAACAGCTAAACATTAATCTGTGTCTTGATGACTTTGGCAGTGGTTCTTCTTGTTTGAATCATCTTGTAAAATTTCCTTTTGATACTGTGAAAGTTGCTCAGTCTTGTGTAAAAAAATTAAACAAAGACAAGGAACAATTTACTGTCATTTCAACTGCTTTAACTTTGGCCAAAGGTTTGAACATCCGAGCCGTTGCCGAAGGGGTAGAAACACAGCAACAACTGAATATATTAAAGAATTTGGATTGTCAAGAAATGCAAGGTTATATCTTTAGCGAGCCTTTAACCCCTGAAGAAGCCAGTCGCTTTTTATTCTCACATTTTAATACCTAA
- the sat gene encoding sulfate adenylyltransferase: protein MTHTDGIAPHGGQLINRIASPAEKAEFLAQADKLPKITLDERATSDLVMIAIGGFSPLKGFMERADYETVVEDMHLSNGVPWSIPVTLSVSEEVADSLQEGNWVRLDDPNGNFIGVLELTQKYHYNKTHEAVNVYKTDESKHPGVKVIYDQGAVNLAGPVWLLQRDEHPLFPKYQIDPAESRKLFRERGWSTVVGFQTRNPIHRAHEYIQKCALEVVDGLFLHPLVGATKSDDIPADVRMRCYEIMMDNYFPQDRVILAINPSAMRYAGPREAIFHAIVRKNYGCTHFIVGRDHAGVGDYYGTYDAQHIFDEFDPDALGIVPMKFEHAFYCKRTGQMATTKTSPSSKEERIHLSGTKVREMLRRGEMPPPQFSRPEVAAELIKAMQH, encoded by the coding sequence ATGACACATACAGATGGCATTGCCCCTCACGGCGGTCAATTAATTAATCGTATCGCAAGCCCCGCAGAAAAAGCGGAATTTTTAGCGCAAGCCGACAAATTACCCAAAATTACCCTAGATGAACGAGCTACCTCTGACCTCGTTATGATTGCCATTGGTGGGTTTAGTCCCCTCAAAGGCTTTATGGAAAGGGCTGACTATGAAACCGTTGTCGAAGATATGCACTTAAGCAATGGGGTTCCTTGGTCTATTCCTGTTACCCTCTCGGTGAGTGAAGAAGTGGCTGACTCTCTCCAAGAAGGAAACTGGGTGAGATTAGACGATCCCAATGGTAACTTTATCGGGGTGCTAGAACTGACTCAGAAGTATCACTATAATAAAACCCACGAAGCTGTCAACGTCTATAAAACCGATGAAAGTAAGCATCCAGGGGTTAAAGTTATTTACGATCAAGGGGCTGTTAATTTAGCCGGTCCCGTTTGGCTATTACAACGGGACGAACACCCATTATTTCCCAAATACCAAATTGATCCGGCTGAGTCTCGGAAATTATTTAGGGAAAGAGGCTGGTCTACTGTGGTTGGCTTTCAAACCCGTAACCCCATCCACCGCGCCCATGAATATATCCAAAAATGCGCTTTAGAAGTGGTGGACGGACTCTTTTTACATCCCCTCGTTGGTGCCACCAAAAGCGACGATATTCCGGCTGATGTACGGATGCGTTGTTATGAAATTATGATGGATAACTATTTTCCCCAAGACCGGGTAATTCTTGCCATTAACCCCTCCGCCATGCGCTATGCTGGCCCCAGAGAAGCCATTTTCCATGCCATTGTCCGCAAAAATTATGGCTGTACCCACTTTATTGTAGGACGGGATCACGCTGGAGTGGGAGATTATTACGGAACCTACGATGCTCAACATATTTTCGATGAATTCGATCCCGACGCATTGGGTATCGTTCCCATGAAATTTGAACACGCCTTTTATTGTAAGCGAACCGGGCAAATGGCCACCACCAAAACCAGTCCCAGTAGCAAAGAAGAGCGAATTCACCTCTCAGGTACGAAAGTGCGAGAAATGCTCAGACGGGGAGAAATGCCACCCCCTCAATTTTCTCGTCCAGAAGTCGCAGCGGAATTAATTAAAGCCATGCAACATTAG
- a CDS encoding glycosyltransferase family 4 protein, producing the protein MHIAWLGKKSPFCGNVTYGREITNALLDRGYQVSFLHFSQEETNSAHWRDCREVALPFLYKSQIYTIPTPKSSKILMDALAKLKPDLVHASLTLSPLDFRLPEICQALNLPLIATFHPPFDSKLRNLKSSTQFLTYQLYAPFLAHYDKVIIFSRLQQELLMKLGVHQDKLAIIPNGVDPIKYSPGPSSIKSHVKAKRLFIYVGRIATEKNVEALLKAWKQVGMGDGSKLLIVGDGPLKPSLEPFYNAEHGIYWLGFVADEQQRIDILRAADVFILPSLVEGLSLSLLEAMACGVACIATDAGADGEVLEDGAGVVLNTQGVTTQLKTLLPLFRDHHEITLLLGQKARQRVLDKYSLTNNISQVEKVYEEILGRPNFPMMSHLS; encoded by the coding sequence ATGCACATCGCTTGGCTTGGGAAAAAATCCCCTTTCTGTGGAAATGTAACCTATGGTCGGGAAATCACAAACGCCCTTCTAGACCGAGGTTATCAAGTTAGTTTTCTTCATTTTTCGCAAGAAGAGACAAACTCGGCGCACTGGCGAGACTGTAGGGAAGTAGCCTTACCCTTCCTTTATAAATCGCAAATTTACACCATCCCAACTCCGAAATCGAGTAAGATTTTGATGGATGCTTTGGCTAAACTGAAACCTGATTTAGTTCATGCCTCTCTGACTTTATCCCCTTTGGACTTCCGACTCCCTGAAATTTGTCAGGCGTTAAATTTGCCCCTCATCGCCACGTTTCATCCCCCTTTTGATAGCAAATTACGGAATTTAAAGTCTAGCACCCAATTTTTAACCTATCAGCTATATGCGCCGTTTTTAGCCCATTACGATAAAGTTATTATTTTTTCTCGGCTACAACAAGAATTATTGATGAAATTGGGGGTTCATCAAGATAAATTAGCGATTATTCCCAATGGCGTTGACCCGATTAAATATTCTCCTGGACCGTCGTCTATTAAGTCCCATGTAAAAGCTAAACGGTTATTTATCTATGTGGGACGGATTGCCACAGAGAAGAACGTAGAAGCTTTGTTAAAGGCTTGGAAACAAGTTGGTATGGGTGATGGGAGTAAATTATTAATTGTCGGTGATGGACCCCTTAAACCCTCCTTAGAACCCTTTTATAATGCAGAACACGGGATCTATTGGTTGGGGTTTGTGGCTGATGAACAACAACGGATTGATATTTTACGGGCTGCTGATGTGTTTATTTTGCCCTCTTTAGTCGAAGGATTATCTTTATCCTTATTGGAGGCTATGGCCTGCGGTGTGGCTTGTATTGCCACCGATGCCGGGGCTGATGGTGAAGTCTTAGAAGACGGGGCTGGCGTGGTGTTAAATACTCAGGGTGTTACCACACAATTAAAAACCCTATTACCCTTGTTTCGAGATCATCACGAAATTACCCTATTACTAGGACAAAAAGCAAGACAAAGAGTCTTAGATAAATATTCTTTGACTAATAATATTTCTCAGGTGGAAAAGGTCTATGAAGAAATTTTAGGAAGACCCAATTTTCCTATGATGAGTCACTTATCCTAA